The genomic region AGAGGGGAACGTCGGTTCAAGCCTGATTTTAGAATATTTTTGGAGTGATATGGAGAACAAAATGCGGGCACTGTTCGGAATGAAACTTTCCGAACTGGATCAATCGTATCAACCCCATTTTTACGAAATTTAAATACCCTTATTTTTTGAAAATACTCCCTAGGACGCCCCGAATAATCGCACGACCGAGTTGAGAACCTATCGCTCGGGCTGCCGATTTGGACAAGGCCTCTGCCGCACTTTCTCTACCCCTGCTTGTTTGTCTCTCTTCTTTTTCCTGTGCTTTGATTTTCTCATCTTCAGCTTTTTGTGCCGATTGTTCCTGCAGACGCTGTGTGAGGCGTTCGTACGCCGATTCGGAATCGATAGTCTGATCGTAGGTGTCTCCGACGATTGATGTTTTCATGAGAGTACGGCGAAGTTCGGGAGTTATCGGCCCGATGTGTGAAAACGGCGGTATGATAAGGGCGCGCTGTGTAACAGATGGGGTCCCTTTTTCATCCAGCAGTGAAACCAATGCCTCACCGACTCCCAGCTCCATCAATGCCGTTTTCTCATCCAAGGACTCATTATCACGCATTGTTTCAGCGGCTGCACGAACGGCCTGTTGATCTTTCGGGGTGAAGGCGCGGAGGGCATGGGCAATCCGATTTCCCAGCTGAGCTGCCACTTTTTCAGGGATATCGTTCGGATGTTGGGTGATGAAATAGATCCCTACTCCTTTGGAACGGATGAGACGGACGACTTGTTCGATTTTTTCAATCAAAACATCGGGAGCGTCGGTGAAGAGCAAATGGGCCTCATCGAAAAAGAAAAGAAGTTTTGGAACCTTCGTGTCTCCGGCTTCGGGGAGCGCCTCAAAAAGCTCTGAAAGCATCCACAACAAAAGCGATGCATAGAGTTTCGGAGTATTCATCAGTTTGGTTGCATCGAGAAGATTCACAACCCCTTTGCCGTCGATACTCTGAATCAGATCATGGATATTAAGCATCGGTTCGCCGAAGAGTTTTTCACCACCTTGGGATTCGAGAGTGAGGAGCGCGCGCTGGATCGCACCGATAGAGGCACTTGAAACATTGCCGTAGCTAAGACTGAGTTCTTTTGCACGTTCACCGATATTTTGGATCATGGCACGTAAGTCTTTGAGGTCCAACAATGCGAGCCCCTCGTCGTCCGCTACTTTAAAAGCGAGGTTCAAGACACCGCTTTGGGTTTCGTTGAGCCCGAGTAGGCGTGAGAGTAATAAGGGTCCCATATCACTGATTGTTGCCCGTATCGGATGACCATTTTCACCCCATACGTCCCAGAAGGTAACCGGACATTTGTCATATTTTGCTTCAAGCCCCATAGCGCTGAACCGCTCGGCTACTTTTGCATTATTTCCGCCGACATCGGCGATACCGCTGAGATCGCCTTTGATATCACTCACAACACAGGGTACACCGATCGATGAAAAATTTTCGATCAGTTTTTGCAAGGTAATGGTTTTCCCTGTTCCGGTGGCTCCTGTAATGAGTCCGTGGCGATTTGCCATAGAGGGTAAAAGGGTTAAAAATTCATCAACGGATTTGGCAACAGGTTGGGGAGTGGACATGGGTCTCCTTTATCTTTTAGAATGACGTTGTGCTTCGATCAGGCGACGGTTTTGCATCATAATGGATTCGATTTCCTGAGCATTTTTGTTTGGGAAAAGCTGTTCTTGATGCTGAATATGTTTTGCATGCACTTCATTGTAGAACTCTTCGAGAGTCGAAGGTTTGATTTTTTTATGAGTGTATTTAAACAAAGACGTTTTGGGTGCCGGTGTGTATTTTGACAACGCAGCTTCTCTGATTTTATGGATGCGCATAATTCTTCCGTTCTAAATGTATTTATTGATTAAAAACTATAAGCAAAATATGGTCCTATAACCCTTCGTTGACAATGTACCATAGCCGGTCAATCTCCTGATCACTCAGGAAAAGGGTTGAAGCATGAGTATAGAGCCATTCTAACCCCTTAGGATTAATGGAAAGTGTATGGGAACAATTTTTATGAGCCGGTAAAAAAGCACGTATTAACGAGATATCGTCTTCGATAGGCAGATCACAAAAAAAGCAGTTCAACTCTTTATGCAAGCGCCCCTCATATTCCAACAAGCGAACATAAGACTCGATGGCAACCCGTTTGGGATTTTGATCTTTCCAGCGGATCGATGCATCGTTTAGCAGGGCAAAATAGAAATCCCCAATGGCCTCGGAATCTTTTAGATGGGGATAGAAGAGGGAAATGAACTGCTGCCATAAACGAATCCGTTCATATTGACCCATCCACGGAAATCCCAAATGGATTACATCCCGTAAGCGACCGATGGACGATTTCAAAGAGTGCTCTACTTCGAAGTCGATTTTGAATCCCATATTGATGGGGCTGTGCCGTGCACCGTAGAAGCGATAAAGGGTCTGTAAGCTTTCCTCCGCTATGATAGTAACAATCATATCTTCTTCGCGTGCACGAGTAAGTTTGATAATGAATCCCTGCATGCTTTTGGTTCTACTCTACACGTTTTTTCTTAGATGTTCAAAAATTATCCATTATTTTAACCTTTTTTAACCTTGTTATCGATAAAATAAGAAAATTTCATCTCCCCTTTAAACTACTTATGTTTAAAAAGAGATTAAAAAATAACAATTTGCCGAATTTTCTGGTGAAAGGTGACGATTAGAGTGGAATACCAAGACCTATTACGATCATTTAAAGATAACTGCGGATTTGGATTGATTGCAAATATCAAAAACCGTCCTTCGCATGAAAATTTAGAAAACGCGATTACGGCGTTAGAGAGAATGATGCACCGCGGAGCAGTAGCTGCTGATGGAAAAACGGGAGACGGGAGCGGATTGCTTTTGTCTCTTCCTCACGAATTTATGCGTTCAACCGCTTCGGATGCGGGAGTTGAACTTCCTGAAATGTATGCCGTCGCTGTTGTTTTTACGCGCAATGCATCTGCATTGGAACATTTTGAAAAGATTTGTACGGACAATGATCTGAAAGTCGTTTTGGATCGTTTGGTCCCGGTTGACACCAATGCCCTCGGTGAGCAGGCGCTTGCGACATTACCGGAAATTCATCATATTTTTATTACCCCTAATTCGCTTATGGCCACAAAACGTTTTGATGCACTATTGTATTTGAGCCGTAAAGAGATTGAACACGCATTAGTCAGCGACAGTGATTTTTATATCGCATCGATGTCGGCACGGGTCGTTTCATACAAAGGGCTTATTATGCCCACCCATATTAAAGAATTTTATACCGATTTGCAAAATGAAAATTTTAAAATCTCTTTTGCCCTTTTCCACCAACGTTTTTCGACCAATACACTTCCGAAATGGAGATTGGCACAACCGTTCCGTGCGGTTGCCCACAACGGTGAAATCAACTCGGTCGAAGCCAACCGCTTTAACGTCGCGGTAAAATCCGAATCGATCAAAAGCGAAGTGTTCACGGATGAGGAGATCGCACGCCTTCTTCCTATTCTCCAACCGGGCGGATCGGACAGTGCAAGTGCCGATAACTTTTTCGAGTTTTTGATTATTAACGGTATGGATTTCTTTAAAGCGGCACGTGCGGTTATTCCGGCACCATGGCAAAATGCTCCGCATATGGATCCTCAGCTTCGTGCATTTTACGAATACCATTCGACTGTTTTTGAAGCATGGGACGGTCCGGCGGCATTTTCATTGACCGACGGACGTTATATCGGATGTGTGCTTGACCGCAACGGTCTGCGCCCGTCAAAATACATTATCACCAACGATGACACACTTCTTATCGCGAGTGAATACGGCGTTATCGATATTCCGGAAGATCAGATCAAAGAGCGCGGACGTTTGCAGTCCGGGCAAATGATCGGTTTGGACCTCAAATTCGGGAAAGTGCTCAAAGACGAAGATATTAACCAATATCTAAAATCCTCAAACCCGTATATGAAATGGCTGAATGATCATATGATCTATCTCCAAGAACATGTGGATGAACAATACATTACACGCTGTGATTATGAACCTACAAATTTGGTAGAACGCCAACGCTATTTCAACATCACACAAGAAGTTGTTGAGCAGGTGATTGAGCCGATGATGCGCGACGGTAAAGAAGCAGTCGGATCGATGGGGGATGACACCCCTTTGGCCGCCTTCAGCACTGTACAGCGAAATTTCAGTGATTATTTCAAACAGCGTTTCGCTCAAGTAACCAATCCTCCGATCGATCCGATCCGAGAAAAAGTGGTTATGAGTTTGAATA from Sulfuricurvum sp. harbors:
- a CDS encoding helicase HerA-like domain-containing protein, whose amino-acid sequence is MSTPQPVAKSVDEFLTLLPSMANRHGLITGATGTGKTITLQKLIENFSSIGVPCVVSDIKGDLSGIADVGGNNAKVAERFSAMGLEAKYDKCPVTFWDVWGENGHPIRATISDMGPLLLSRLLGLNETQSGVLNLAFKVADDEGLALLDLKDLRAMIQNIGERAKELSLSYGNVSSASIGAIQRALLTLESQGGEKLFGEPMLNIHDLIQSIDGKGVVNLLDATKLMNTPKLYASLLLWMLSELFEALPEAGDTKVPKLLFFFDEAHLLFTDAPDVLIEKIEQVVRLIRSKGVGIYFITQHPNDIPEKVAAQLGNRIAHALRAFTPKDQQAVRAAAETMRDNESLDEKTALMELGVGEALVSLLDEKGTPSVTQRALIIPPFSHIGPITPELRRTLMKTSIVGDTYDQTIDSESAYERLTQRLQEQSAQKAEDEKIKAQEKEERQTSRGRESAAEALSKSAARAIGSQLGRAIIRGVLGSIFKK
- the recO gene encoding recombination protein RecO; its protein translation is MQGFIIKLTRAREEDMIVTIIAEESLQTLYRFYGARHSPINMGFKIDFEVEHSLKSSIGRLRDVIHLGFPWMGQYERIRLWQQFISLFYPHLKDSEAIGDFYFALLNDASIRWKDQNPKRVAIESYVRLLEYEGRLHKELNCFFCDLPIEDDISLIRAFLPAHKNCSHTLSINPKGLEWLYTHASTLFLSDQEIDRLWYIVNEGL